The following coding sequences lie in one Arachis stenosperma cultivar V10309 chromosome 5, arast.V10309.gnm1.PFL2, whole genome shotgun sequence genomic window:
- the LOC130981763 gene encoding scarecrow-like protein 8 → MSSPGFTGGGASDFFTGAARSSTMNTNPSASAVAANNHRHLHPSHPLYRTQQQLPALFLDPSSQITPRHQTPTTQQPPTTLIGKRTLAEFQTQQQHNHLLNNHNHNSNNNHVLSNLLLRSVKPRTASFHTGSPLSPLSPIDFSIPELQIPSSTHAFQTQRFGMPLFNQLRPNPIHSNSLPLPPPNSNNHFPYRCSNLSGSVSNRVQLPLPAEPENKINTMDHRLLELEKQLLEDEEEEAEADAASVITTSAWSETIQNLMGNGSTPKPASSSPTSSTTSSTSSSSSVASPAIGCWKQTLMEAASAIAEGKQDSATEILARLSQVSNPNGNSDQRLMDCMVSALKSRVNPLENPPPVTELFSNEHTESTQLMFENSLCFMVGFMAANFAILEAAFENKTELKRFCVVDFDIGHGKQYVSLLLALSARGRTPPAMVRIVAVADTGGQEERLKSVGEMLARQAERFRIGFEFKIVQVTQRFSELTRESLGCDADEFLAVNFAFKLNRIPDESVSTENPRDELLRRVKSLSPRVVTIIEQEINANTAPFLARVADSCSYYGALFDSVESSLGKDNNSNSERVKVEEGLSRRVCNSLACEGRDRVERYEVFGKWRARMGMAGFKSKPLSQNVAESIKSRLAQSNNCNSRVNSGLTVKEENGGICFGWMGKTLTVASAWL, encoded by the coding sequence ATGTCATCGCCGGGCTTCACCGGCGGCGGGGCATCAGATTTCTTCACCGGAGCAGCCCGATCCAGCACCATGAACACGAACCCCAGCGCCTCCGCCGTGGCAGCCAACAACCACCGGCACCTCCACCCTTCCCACCCCCTGTACCGAACCCAACAGCAGCTGCCCGCACTGTTTCTAGATCCTTCCTCACAGATCACGCCTCGCCACCAAACACCAACAACACAACAACCACCAACAACCCTCATCGGTAAACGCACCCTCGCCGAATTTCAAACCCAACAACAACATAACCACCTCCTTaacaaccacaaccacaacAGCAATAACAACCATGTCCTCTCTAACCTCCTACTCCGCTCCGTTAAGCCAAGGACGGCGTCGTTTCACACAGGTTCCCCTTTATCCCCTTTATCGCCCATAGACTTCTCAATCCCTGAATTGCAAATCCCTTCCTCAACTCATGCCTTCCAAACGCAGCGTTTTGGCATGCCTCTCTTCAACCAGCTTCGCCCTAACCCCATTCACTCCAACAGCCTCCCCTTGCCTCCTCCTAACTCCAATAATCATTTCCCCTACCGATGCTCCAATTTGAGTGGTTCCGTTTCCAACCGGGTCCAGCTCCCGCTCCCGGCCGAACCGGAGAACAAGATTAATACGATGGACCACAGGCTTCTGGAATTGGAGAAGCAGCTTCTagaagacgaagaagaagaagctgaagCCGATGCGGCTTCTGTGATTACAACTAGCGCGTGGTCAGAGACCATTCAGAATCTCATGGGAAACGGGTCCACACCCAAACCAGCTTCTTCGTCCCCTACATCCTCAACAACGTCTTCAACTTCGTCTTCTTCCTCCGTGGCTTCCCCTGCCATAGGGTGCTGGAAGCAGACGCTAATGGAGGCCGCATCTGCCATAGCCGAAGGTAAACAAGATTCTGCCACTGAGATCCTGGCCAGGTTGAGTCAAGTTTCCAACCCGAATGGAAATTCGGATCAAAGGTTGATGGATTGCATGGTTTCGGCGCTCAAATCGAGGGTAAACCCGCTGGAGAATCCTCCTCCCGTGACCGAGTTGTTCAGCAACGAACACACCGAGTCGACTCAGTTGATGTTTGAAAACTCGCTCTGTTTCATGGTAGGGTTCATGGCAGCCAACTTCGCAATCCTCGAAGCTGCATTTGAGAACAAAACGGAGCTGAAGAGGTTCTGCGTGGTTGATTTCGATATAGGCCACGGGAAACAGTACGTGAGCCTTCTACTCGCGCTCTCCGCGCGTGGGAGAACCCCGCCGGCCATGGTAAGGATCGTGGCGGTGGCGGACACCGGCGGCCAAGAAGAGAGATTAAAATCTGTGGGCGAAATGCTAGCAAGACAGGCAGAGAGGTTTAGGATCGGATTCGAGTTCAAAATCGTTCAGGTCACTCAGCGATTCTCCGAGTTGACCCGCGAGTCGCTTGGATGCGACGCGGATGAGTTCCTAGCTGTGAACTTCGCTTTCAAATTGAACCGAATCCCGGACGAGAGCGTGTCCACGGAGAATCCACGCGACGAGCTCTTGAGGCGCGTGAAGTCACTCTCTCCGCGCGTGGTTACAATAATCGAACAGGAAATAAACGCCAACACGGCGCCGTTTCTGGCGCGCGTGGCCGATTCGTGTTCGTATTACGGCGCTCTCTTCGACTCAGTCGAGTCCTCACTCGGCAAGGACAACAATAGTAACTCCGAGCGAGTCAAGGTGGAGGAAGGACTGAGTCGAAGGGTTTGCAACTCGTTGGCGTGTGAAGGCAGAGACCGCGTGGAGCGTTACGAAGTTTTCGGAAAATGGCGGGCACGCATGGGAATGGCGGGGTTCAAGTCCAAGCCACTGAGTCAGAACGTGGCCGAGTCGATCAAGTCACGACTCGCCCAGAGCAACAATTGTAACAGCCGAGTCAACTCGGGACTCACCGTTAAAGAAGAGAACGGTGGGATTTGCTTTGGATGGATGGGGAAAACTCTCACCGTCGCTTCTGCTTGGCTCTAA